One Apodemus sylvaticus unplaced genomic scaffold, mApoSyl1.1 scaffold_227, whole genome shotgun sequence DNA segment encodes these proteins:
- the LOC127676175 gene encoding vomeronasal type-1 receptor 4-like — translation MLSQNKTLKTTEEVALQIPLLCQAGVGTVGDILVFLHNFSPISADSHLRPIHVILSNLAVANVFILLLTFPNHITVLAPRKPPTDLTCKLSYFFHMVARSTNMCSTCALSTYRFVTLVPGNWARVMLREISPKVMRYSCYSCWFFSVLNNAYIPMNASGPQKTHNGTDSKGKWVCSLSDVSVGMSFLRFAQDILFISIMIWTSFSMVIHLNRHHQRMHYIHNHNQKLRACAETRASHTTVMLVVTFVTFYLLDCICPFFHISFVNTRFCLRHVKEVLTVSFPTISPLLLIFRDHKSPC, via the coding sequence AtgttgtctcaaaataaaaccctgAAAACTACAGAAGAAGTGGCTCTTCAGATACCTTTGCTTTGCCAGGCTGGGGTTGGGACTGTGGGCGACATTCTTGTGTTTCTTCATAATTTCTCTCCAATTTCGGCTGACTCTCATCTGAGGCCCATTCATGTCATTCTATCAAACTTAGCTGTGGCCAATGTTTTCATTCTCCTCTTGACATTTCCAAACCATATTACAGTTTTGGCTCCAAGGAAGCCTCCAACTGACCTCACATGTAAACTTTCATACTTCTTTCACATGGTGGCTCGAAGCACAAACATGTGTTCTACCTGTGCCCTGAGCACATACCGGTTTGTCACTCTTGTTCCTGGTAATTGGGCTAGGGTCATGCTCAGAGAAATATCCCCCAAGGTCATGAGATATTCTTGTTACAGTTGCTGGTTTTTCAGTGTCTTAAATAATGCGTACATTCCAATGAATGCCAGTGGTCCACAGAAGACACACAATGGCACTGATTCTAAAGGTAAGTGGGTCTGCTCCCTCTCTGATGTCAGTGTTGGCATGAGCTTCTTGCGGTTTGCCCAGGACATTTTATTCATCAGCATCATGATCTGGACCAGTTTCTCTATGGTGATTCACCTGAACAGACACcaccagagaatgcactatatacACAACCACAATCAGAAGCTCAGAGCCTGTGCTGAGACCAGAGCATCCCACACTACAGTCATGCTGGTGGTCACATTTGTGACCTTTTATCTTCTAGACTGTATTTGTCctttctttcacatttcttttgtgaACACTCGTTTCTGTTTGAGGCATGTTAAAGAAGTTCTGACTGTAAGCTTCCCCACCATTTCTCCCTTGCTGTTGATCTTTAGGGATCATAAGAGTCCTTGTTGA